In the genome of Buchnera aphidicola (Chaitophorus sp. 3695), one region contains:
- the rpsK gene encoding 30S ribosomal protein S11 gives MQKKKNRIKKRVKKKFLDGIAHIYASFNNTIVTITDKKGNTLGWATSGGSGFRGSRKSTPFAAQVAAEKCSEKVKDYGIKNLEVMVKGPGPGRESTIRALNAAGFKITNITDITPIPHNGCRPPKKRRV, from the coding sequence ATGCAAAAAAAAAAAAATAGAATTAAAAAACGTGTTAAAAAAAAATTTTTAGATGGTATCGCACATATTTATGCATCTTTTAATAATACTATTGTTACTATTACCGATAAAAAAGGAAACACTTTAGGATGGGCTACTTCTGGTGGTTCTGGTTTTCGTGGTTCTAGAAAATCTACTCCTTTTGCTGCACAAGTAGCTGCAGAAAAATGTTCTGAAAAAGTTAAAGATTATGGTATAAAAAATTTAGAAGTAATGGTCAAAGGTCCTGGACCTGGAAGAGAATCTACTATTAGAGCATTAAATGCTGCAGGATTTAAAATTACAAATATTACAGATATTACTCCTATTCCTCATAATGGATGCAGACCACCTAAAAAAAGACGAGTATAA
- the secY gene encoding preprotein translocase subunit SecY — protein MDKKLGLNFKNIGINFYEIKNRLFFLIFALIIFRLGSFIPVPGIDTVSLSKLLKNQQGTIIEMLNMFSGGSLSRASIFSLGIMPYISSSIIVQLLTFIYPTWKDLKKEGEIGREKINQYTKYLTVCLSIIQALGIALSLPNMPGMRTLIFKLDICFYLTTIVSLVTGTIFLMWIGDLITEYGLGNGISVIIFAGIMANLPIAVFHTLEALRLNNLSILLLFVTVILIFLIIYFVVFIERSQRKIVIHYSNRQQNKRMHISNNIAHLPLKINMSGVIPAIFASSIILFPTTIASWIKENNHNSCYLLNLFCINLQPGTFLYMILYTCAIIFFCFFYTNLAFDSRETSDNLKKSGAFIQGIRPGENTSNYIKKIMFRLTFINAIYIVFICLIPELMHFLTHVPFYFGGTSLLIVVVVIIDLITQLQTLMVSRQYKSSFRRANLNLTR, from the coding sequence ATGGATAAAAAATTAGGTTTAAATTTTAAAAATATTGGAATAAATTTTTATGAAATTAAAAATAGATTATTTTTTTTAATTTTTGCTTTAATAATTTTTCGTTTAGGTTCTTTTATTCCTGTACCTGGAATTGATACAGTATCTTTATCGAAATTATTAAAAAATCAACAAGGTACAATTATAGAAATGTTAAATATGTTTTCTGGAGGATCTTTAAGTCGAGCCTCGATTTTTTCTTTAGGTATTATGCCTTATATTTCATCTTCAATTATTGTACAATTATTAACTTTTATTTATCCAACTTGGAAAGATTTAAAAAAAGAAGGAGAAATCGGTCGTGAAAAGATTAATCAATATACTAAATATTTAACAGTATGTTTATCGATTATACAAGCTTTAGGAATTGCTTTAAGTTTACCTAATATGCCAGGTATGAGAACATTAATTTTTAAGTTAGATATATGTTTCTATTTAACAACTATAGTAAGTTTAGTGACTGGAACAATATTTTTAATGTGGATTGGAGATTTAATTACAGAATATGGACTTGGAAATGGAATTTCTGTAATCATTTTTGCAGGAATTATGGCAAATTTACCAATAGCTGTTTTTCATACTTTAGAAGCATTAAGATTAAATAATTTAAGTATATTACTTTTATTTGTAACGGTTATTTTAATTTTTTTAATTATTTATTTTGTTGTTTTTATTGAACGAAGTCAAAGAAAAATAGTTATTCATTATTCTAATAGACAGCAAAATAAAAGAATGCATATTTCTAATAATATTGCTCATTTACCATTAAAAATTAATATGTCCGGAGTGATTCCAGCAATTTTTGCTTCTAGTATAATACTATTTCCAACAACTATTGCATCTTGGATTAAAGAAAATAATCATAATTCTTGTTATTTGTTAAATTTATTTTGCATAAATTTACAACCAGGAACATTTTTATATATGATTTTATATACTTGTGCTATTATTTTCTTTTGTTTTTTTTATACTAATTTAGCTTTTGATTCTAGAGAAACTTCAGATAATTTAAAGAAATCTGGAGCTTTTATTCAAGGAATTCGACCTGGAGAAAACACTTCTAATTATATTAAAAAAATTATGTTTCGATTAACCTTTATTAATGCAATATATATTGTTTTTATTTGTTTAATTCCAGAATTAATGCATTTTTTAACACATGTTCCATTTTATTTTGGAGGAACTTCATTATTAATAGTTGTTGTAGTAATTATAGATTTGATTACTCAATTGCAAACATTAATGGTGTCTAGACAATATAAATCATCTTTTCGTAGAGCAAATTTAAATTTAACAAGATAA
- the fmt gene encoding methionyl-tRNA formyltransferase has translation MKKIKIIFAGTDKFSSIHLNELILKKFNILTVITKTDKKIGRGKKIQFSEVKKTAIKHKLQLIQLDSLNLEKYSKILKKKKPDMMIIVSFGLIIPNKIIKIFRLGCINIHTSLLPKFRGPSPIQSAILQGEKKTGISIIQINNKLDTGNILYKKSINIKKTDTYNTLKKKLTILGKKSLIKFLKNIVLKKTLSIPQNENKATYTKKIYKKNGLINWNKKASKIEKKVRAFNSWPGTFFFIKKIMIKIMKVNIIKSTKKITPGKIIQADKNGILISTKNNLINVTELQISGKKINKVCKIIHSYKKLFKIGRVLL, from the coding sequence ATGAAAAAAATTAAAATAATTTTTGCAGGAACTGATAAATTTTCTTCTATACATTTAAATGAATTAATTTTAAAAAAATTTAATATATTAACCGTAATTACAAAAACAGATAAAAAAATCGGTAGAGGAAAAAAAATTCAATTTTCTGAAGTAAAAAAAACAGCTATTAAACATAAATTACAACTTATACAATTAGATTCATTAAATTTAGAAAAATATTCTAAGATTTTAAAAAAAAAAAAACCAGATATGATGATTATTGTTTCATTTGGATTAATAATACCAAATAAAATAATTAAAATCTTTCGGTTAGGATGTATTAATATTCATACTTCTTTGTTGCCAAAGTTTAGAGGTCCATCACCTATTCAATCAGCTATACTACAAGGAGAAAAAAAAACAGGAATTAGTATAATTCAAATAAATAATAAATTAGATACAGGAAATATTTTATATAAAAAATCAATTAATATAAAAAAAACAGATACATATAATACATTAAAAAAAAAACTAACTATATTAGGAAAAAAATCTTTAATTAAATTCTTAAAAAATATTGTTTTAAAAAAAACACTATCTATCCCGCAAAATGAAAATAAAGCAACTTATACAAAAAAAATATATAAAAAAAATGGTTTAATTAATTGGAATAAAAAAGCATCAAAAATAGAAAAAAAAGTTAGAGCTTTTAATTCATGGCCAGGAACTTTCTTTTTTATAAAAAAAATTATGATTAAAATTATGAAAGTAAATATTATTAAGTCTACTAAAAAAATAACACCAGGAAAAATTATTCAAGCCGATAAAAATGGAATATTAATAAGTACTAAAAATAATTTAATTAACGTTACAGAATTACAAATTTCTGGAAAAAAAATAAACAAAGTATGCAAAATAATACATTCTTATAAAAAATTATTTAAAATAGGTCGTGTTTTACTTTAA
- the rpsE gene encoding 30S ribosomal protein S5 — translation MMYFEKKNIKDLQEKLITLNRVSTTVKGGRIFSFSALVVVGNHKGKVGFGYGKSKEVPFAIQKAMDKARKNMISFQLKDHTLQHTIYETYISSRIFMKPAAAGTGIIAGGVMRSVLEVSGIKNVLTKVYGSTNPINVVRATINGLCNMKSPQDIANKRNKSIRDIFE, via the coding sequence ATGATGTATTTTGAAAAAAAAAATATTAAAGATTTACAAGAAAAATTAATTACTTTAAATCGAGTTTCTACAACTGTTAAAGGTGGAAGAATTTTTTCATTTAGCGCATTAGTTGTAGTAGGAAATCATAAAGGTAAAGTTGGTTTTGGATATGGAAAATCTAAAGAAGTTCCTTTTGCTATTCAAAAAGCAATGGATAAAGCAAGAAAAAATATGATTAGTTTTCAATTAAAAGATCATACTTTACAACATACTATTTATGAAACTTATATTAGTTCTAGAATATTTATGAAACCTGCAGCTGCAGGAACAGGTATCATTGCAGGTGGTGTAATGCGTTCTGTATTAGAAGTATCTGGAATTAAAAATGTGTTAACAAAAGTATATGGATCTACGAATCCAATTAATGTAGTTAGAGCAACTATTAATGGATTATGTAATATGAAATCTCCACAAGATATTGCTAATAAAAGAAATAAATCAATTCGAGATATTTTTGAGTAA
- the aroE gene encoding shikimate dehydrogenase, producing MINLNKNIYYAVFGNPINHSKSPKIHNFFLKKYDLNEKYIRICASKKFFLTEILSFFKNGGKGANITLPFKEKVYSICTNLTKRAKISGSINTLKKNYIGEIIGDNTDGIGLLTDLKFKNLINKNDNILILGAGGAARGIIYPLLKFGCNIYITNRTIKKAQILSKKFRKFGYIKCLKLHQLNKNKFQIIINATSAGISNNSPLVIPSDIFNKKIICYDMFYGNTDTFFMKFCKKLGATRVYNGIGMLVNQAAHSFFLWTNIFPNIKNILDILKN from the coding sequence GTGATTAATTTGAATAAAAATATTTATTATGCTGTATTTGGAAATCCAATAAATCATAGTAAATCTCCTAAAATACATAATTTTTTTTTAAAAAAGTATGATTTAAATGAAAAATATATTCGGATTTGTGCATCAAAGAAATTTTTTTTAACAGAAATTTTAAGTTTTTTTAAAAATGGAGGTAAAGGAGCGAATATTACTCTACCATTTAAAGAAAAAGTGTATTCTATTTGTACAAATTTAACAAAAAGAGCAAAGATATCTGGTTCTATTAATACGTTAAAAAAAAATTATATAGGTGAAATTATTGGAGATAATACAGATGGAATTGGTTTACTTACAGATTTAAAATTTAAAAATTTAATAAATAAAAATGATAATATATTAATTTTAGGTGCAGGTGGAGCAGCTAGAGGAATTATTTACCCTTTATTAAAATTTGGATGTAATATTTATATTACTAATAGAACTATTAAAAAAGCTCAAATTTTATCAAAAAAATTTAGAAAATTTGGATATATTAAATGTTTAAAATTACATCAATTAAATAAAAATAAATTTCAAATTATTATTAATGCTACTTCAGCTGGAATTTCTAATAATTCACCTTTAGTAATACCTTCTGATATTTTTAATAAAAAAATTATTTGTTATGATATGTTTTATGGAAATACAGATACTTTTTTTATGAAGTTTTGTAAAAAATTAGGTGCAACAAGAGTGTATAATGGAATAGGAATGTTAGTTAATCAAGCAGCTCATTCATTTTTTTTATGGACTAATATTTTTCCTAATATAAAAAATATTTTAGATATTTTAAAGAATTAA
- the rpoA gene encoding DNA-directed RNA polymerase subunit alpha — protein sequence MEDSLINFLKPRLVNIQQFDYKHSKVTLEPLERGFGHTLGNALRRILLSSLPGCAVTEVEIEGILHEYSTKEGIKEDILEILLNLKELPIKIYDKDFSYLTLQKQGIGVVTASDIQCDSSVEIVNLNHMICNLTNRSSSINMKIKVEKGRGYSPASTRFKNNTHEHNSIGKLFIDACYSPIERISYQVEAARVEQRTDLDKLIIEIETNGTIDPEDSIRKAATILSNQLEHFIDLKDMREPIVPVVQPEFDSILLKPVDDLELTVRSANCLKAESIHYIGDLIQKNEIDLLKTPNLGKKSLTEIKDILAARNLSLGTKLENWPPKSILEE from the coding sequence ATGGAAGACTCATTAATAAATTTTTTAAAGCCTAGATTAGTAAATATTCAACAATTTGATTATAAACATTCTAAAGTTACTTTAGAACCTTTAGAGCGTGGATTTGGACATACTTTAGGAAACGCATTACGTAGAATTCTTTTATCTTCTTTACCTGGATGCGCTGTAACTGAGGTAGAAATAGAAGGTATTTTACATGAATATAGCACGAAAGAGGGAATTAAAGAAGATATATTAGAAATTTTATTAAATTTAAAAGAATTACCTATAAAGATTTATGATAAAGATTTTTCTTACTTAACTTTGCAAAAACAAGGTATAGGTGTAGTTACAGCCTCTGATATTCAATGTGATTCGAGTGTAGAAATTGTAAATTTAAATCACATGATATGTAATTTAACTAATCGTTCATCTTCTATTAATATGAAAATTAAAGTAGAAAAAGGGAGAGGATACTCTCCAGCGTCTACTCGTTTTAAAAATAATACACATGAACATAATAGCATCGGAAAATTATTTATTGATGCATGTTATAGTCCGATTGAACGTATTTCTTATCAAGTAGAAGCTGCTAGAGTAGAGCAAAGAACAGATTTAGATAAATTGATAATAGAAATAGAAACTAATGGTACAATTGATCCAGAAGATTCTATTCGAAAAGCAGCTACTATTTTATCAAATCAATTAGAACATTTTATTGATTTAAAAGATATGCGTGAACCAATAGTACCAGTTGTACAGCCTGAATTTGATTCAATTCTATTAAAACCTGTAGATGATTTAGAATTAACTGTAAGATCTGCAAATTGTTTAAAAGCAGAATCAATACATTATATTGGTGATTTAATACAAAAAAATGAAATAGATTTATTAAAAACTCCTAATTTAGGAAAAAAATCGTTAACAGAAATTAAAGATATATTAGCAGCTAGAAATTTGTCATTAGGAACTAAATTAGAAAATTGGCCTCCAAAAAGTATTTTAGAAGAATAA
- a CDS encoding Sua5/YciO/YrdC/YwlC family protein — translation MNKSLLFSLKNCIKKLHQNEVIAYPTESVFGLGCNPDSEIAVKKLLFIKNRNINKGFILISYHYNQLIPYIIEKKILKKKHLLLNKKKFFTYLVPAHSKVPIWLTGNSKLIAVRITQHKLIKNLCLYFNKPIISTSANISGEKPCKNIKQVKKIFGKNFPILNGFLGNKKKPSKIINLLTGEIVRD, via the coding sequence ATGAATAAAAGTTTGTTGTTTTCTTTAAAAAATTGTATAAAAAAATTACATCAAAATGAAGTGATAGCTTATCCAACAGAATCAGTTTTTGGATTAGGTTGCAATCCGGATAGTGAAATTGCAGTAAAAAAATTGTTATTTATAAAAAATAGAAATATAAATAAAGGATTTATATTAATATCTTATCATTACAATCAGTTAATTCCTTATATTATTGAAAAAAAAATTTTAAAAAAAAAACATCTTTTGTTAAATAAAAAAAAATTTTTTACTTATCTGGTTCCCGCTCATTCTAAAGTACCAATTTGGTTAACGGGTAATTCTAAATTAATTGCTGTACGAATTACTCAACATAAATTAATAAAAAACTTATGTTTGTATTTTAATAAACCTATTATTTCTACAAGTGCAAATATATCTGGAGAAAAACCTTGTAAAAATATAAAACAAGTTAAAAAAATTTTTGGAAAAAATTTTCCAATTTTAAACGGATTTTTAGGAAATAAAAAAAAACCTTCTAAGATTATTAATTTATTAACTGGAGAAATTGTACGTGATTAA
- the def gene encoding peptide deformylase, protein MHIFKILKYPDQNLRKIAKPVKIFDKKIQYIVKKMFQTMYKKKGIGLAAIQVNIQLQIIVIDKIYPLKYPLVLINPKIQKKNGKIKIKEGCLSIPNYEYEISSRFKNITVSGYDIYGKNFILDAEYLLSVCIQHEIDHLNGKLFIDYLSSLKKDRIKKKLIKKKYNEKN, encoded by the coding sequence ATGCATATTTTTAAAATATTAAAATACCCAGATCAAAATCTCCGTAAAATTGCTAAACCTGTAAAAATTTTTGATAAAAAAATTCAATATATAGTTAAAAAAATGTTTCAAACAATGTATAAAAAAAAAGGAATTGGTTTAGCTGCAATACAAGTTAATATTCAATTACAAATTATAGTTATAGATAAAATATATCCTTTAAAATATCCATTAGTTTTAATTAATCCTAAAATTCAAAAAAAAAATGGAAAAATAAAAATAAAAGAAGGATGTTTATCTATTCCAAATTATGAATATGAAATTAGTTCTAGATTTAAAAATATTACTGTTTCTGGATATGATATTTATGGAAAAAATTTTATTTTAGACGCAGAATATTTACTTTCTGTCTGCATACAACATGAAATAGATCATTTAAACGGTAAATTATTTATAGATTATTTATCATCTTTAAAAAAAGATAGAATTAAAAAAAAATTAATAAAAAAAAAATATAATGAAAAAAATTAA
- the rpmD gene encoding 50S ribosomal protein L30, producing MEKFLIIQQVKSKIGILPKHKAILKGLGLRYINHIVQRKKNKSILGMIKKISYMLKVK from the coding sequence ATGGAAAAATTTTTAATAATTCAACAAGTTAAGAGTAAGATCGGTATCTTACCAAAACATAAAGCTATATTAAAAGGTTTAGGATTGCGTTATATTAATCATATTGTGCAAAGAAAAAAAAATAAATCGATTTTAGGTATGATTAAAAAAATTTCATATATGTTAAAAGTAAAATAG
- the rpsD gene encoding 30S ribosomal protein S4: protein MGKYLGPKLKLCRREKTDLYLKSGLRSIGSKCKMDHLPGQHCIRKKRVSEYGKQLREKQKVRRLYGILEKQFRNYYKISAKSKGNTGENLLRCLENRLDNVVYRMGFSTTRLEARQLVSHKSITVNNIIVNIPSYQLSPNDIIEVRDKFKKHLRIKAALELSEQKEKSAWIEVNSLKMKGTFIRVPDRIDLSSEIQEHLIVELYSK from the coding sequence ATGGGAAAATATTTAGGTCCAAAATTAAAATTATGTAGACGCGAAAAAACAGATTTATATTTAAAATCTGGCTTAAGATCAATTGGTTCAAAATGTAAAATGGATCATTTACCAGGACAGCATTGTATAAGAAAAAAAAGAGTTTCAGAATATGGTAAACAATTGAGAGAAAAACAAAAAGTACGTCGTTTATACGGAATTTTAGAAAAACAATTTAGAAATTATTATAAAATTTCTGCTAAATCTAAAGGTAATACTGGAGAAAATTTATTAAGATGTCTAGAAAATAGATTAGATAATGTAGTTTACAGAATGGGATTTAGTACGACGCGCTTAGAAGCAAGACAGTTGGTTAGTCATAAATCTATTACTGTTAATAATATTATAGTAAACATTCCTTCATATCAATTATCTCCTAATGATATTATTGAAGTTCGAGATAAGTTTAAAAAACATTTAAGAATTAAAGCTGCTTTAGAGCTTTCTGAACAAAAAGAAAAATCAGCTTGGATTGAAGTAAACTCTTTAAAAATGAAAGGAACTTTTATTAGAGTACCAGATAGAATAGATTTATCTTCTGAAATTCAGGAGCATTTAATAGTAGAACTTTATTCGAAATAA
- the rpmJ gene encoding 50S ribosomal protein L36 yields MKVRTSIKKLCRNCKIIRRKNVVRVICSNDPKHKQRQG; encoded by the coding sequence ATGAAAGTTCGTACTTCTATAAAAAAATTATGTAGAAATTGTAAAATTATACGAAGAAAAAATGTAGTGCGAGTAATATGTAGTAATGATCCAAAACATAAACAAAGACAAGGATAA
- the rplQ gene encoding 50S ribosomal protein L17: MRHQKVGRKLNRKGSHLKSMLINLSCALFLHEKIKTTLAKSKELRRIAEPMITVSKIDNLSNRRLLFSKIRNNSILHKLFSDLGPFFKKRPGGYTKIIKCGYRNGDKSPMAYVLLVNRNNIQNKILKNK; this comes from the coding sequence ATGCGACATCAAAAAGTTGGTCGTAAATTAAATAGAAAAGGTAGTCATTTAAAATCAATGTTAATAAATTTATCATGTGCATTATTTTTACATGAGAAAATTAAAACTACTTTAGCAAAATCAAAAGAATTAAGAAGAATAGCAGAACCTATGATTACAGTTTCTAAGATTGATAATTTATCTAATCGAAGATTACTTTTTTCTAAAATTAGAAATAATAGTATTTTACATAAGCTATTTTCAGATTTAGGTCCTTTTTTTAAAAAAAGACCAGGTGGATATACTAAAATTATTAAATGTGGTTATAGAAATGGAGATAAATCTCCTATGGCGTATGTATTGTTAGTAAATAGAAATAATATACAAAATAAAATTTTAAAAAATAAATAG
- the rplF gene encoding 50S ribosomal protein L6 — protein MSRIAKRSIIVPNDIKIILKNQDMIITGKKGTLKRTFNKLVSISYINNILSFKAYSVSDSLGWMQAGTARSLTNSMIIGVTSGFSKKLTLIGVGYKFFIEDVNKKKLVLSLGYSHNITYIIPLSINIKLISSTEILIEGIDKQLVGQVSANLRNYRKPDSYKGKGVRYFNEFVKTKEAKKK, from the coding sequence ATGTCTAGAATTGCTAAACGTTCTATTATAGTTCCTAATGATATTAAAATTATATTAAAAAATCAAGATATGATCATTACAGGTAAAAAAGGTACATTAAAACGAACTTTTAATAAATTAGTTAGTATTAGTTATATAAATAATATATTAAGTTTTAAAGCGTATTCTGTATCTGATTCATTAGGATGGATGCAAGCAGGTACTGCTAGATCATTAACTAATTCTATGATTATTGGAGTTACATCTGGTTTTTCTAAAAAATTAACTTTAATTGGAGTTGGATATAAGTTTTTTATAGAAGATGTGAATAAAAAGAAACTTGTATTATCTTTAGGATATTCACATAATATTACATATATTATACCATTAAGCATTAATATTAAATTAATTTCATCAACAGAAATTCTAATTGAAGGTATAGATAAACAATTAGTAGGACAAGTTTCTGCAAATTTAAGGAATTATCGTAAACCTGATTCTTATAAAGGAAAAGGTGTACGATATTTTAATGAATTTGTAAAAACAAAAGAGGCAAAGAAAAAGTAA
- the rpsM gene encoding 30S ribosomal protein S13, with product MARIAGINVPDQKRTIIALTSIYGIGKSRSKIICNTLKINNITKISELSKDQIEELRLEVAKFIVEGDLRRENTLNIKRLIDLGCYRGVRHRRKLPVRGQRTKTNARTRKGPRKLIKK from the coding sequence TTGGCTCGTATAGCAGGAATCAATGTTCCTGATCAAAAGCGTACTATAATAGCTTTAACATCTATTTATGGAATTGGAAAATCTCGATCTAAAATTATTTGTAACACTTTAAAAATAAATAATATAACAAAAATTTCAGAATTAAGTAAAGATCAAATAGAAGAATTAAGATTAGAAGTTGCAAAGTTTATTGTAGAAGGTGATTTAAGAAGAGAAAATACTTTAAATATAAAAAGATTGATAGATTTAGGTTGTTATAGAGGTGTACGTCATCGTAGAAAACTTCCTGTAAGAGGGCAACGTACGAAAACTAATGCTCGTACTAGAAAAGGACCTCGTAAATTAATAAAAAAATAA
- the rpsN gene encoding 30S ribosomal protein S14, whose protein sequence is MAKQCMKEREIKRRYLSKKFYTKRMQLKSIIINTKLSKEKRWKAVLKLQKLPRDSSMSRQRNRCYITGRPHGFLRKFGFSRIKLREAAMRGEVPGLRKSSW, encoded by the coding sequence ATGGCTAAGCAATGCATGAAAGAAAGAGAAATCAAAAGAAGATACTTATCTAAAAAGTTTTATACTAAAAGAATGCAATTAAAATCTATAATTATAAATACAAAATTGTCTAAAGAAAAACGCTGGAAAGCTGTTTTAAAGTTACAAAAGTTACCTAGAGATTCTAGTATGTCACGTCAAAGAAATCGTTGTTATATTACAGGTAGACCGCATGGTTTTTTAAGAAAATTTGGTTTTAGTAGAATTAAATTAAGAGAAGCAGCTATGAGAGGAGAAGTTCCTGGTTTAAGAAAATCAAGTTGGTAA
- the rplR gene encoding 50S ribosomal protein L18, whose amino-acid sequence MKVLNLTHKSRKKRALKIRKKLKSLNKIRLVVHKTSRHIYAQIISSNHFSVLVTASTLEKNINKNLGYTGNKISSEIVGKIIAQRALKKGIIKVSFDRSGFKYHGRIESLANSARKYGLQF is encoded by the coding sequence ATGAAAGTTTTAAATTTAACGCATAAATCTAGAAAAAAAAGAGCTTTAAAAATACGTAAAAAATTAAAATCTTTAAATAAAATACGTTTAGTAGTACATAAAACTTCTCGTCATATTTATGCTCAGATTATTTCTTCTAATCATTTTTCTGTTTTAGTGACAGCATCAACTTTAGAAAAAAATATTAATAAAAATTTAGGATATACTGGAAATAAGATTTCTTCTGAAATAGTGGGTAAAATTATTGCACAACGCGCTTTAAAAAAAGGAATCATAAAAGTGTCTTTTGATCGTTCAGGTTTTAAATATCATGGAAGAATTGAATCATTAGCAAATTCTGCTCGTAAATATGGTCTTCAGTTTTAA
- the rplO gene encoding 50S ribosomal protein L15: MYLNTIFKNSYQKKRKRVGRGIGSGLGKTAGRGHKGQKSRTGSRIRRGFEGGQTPLYRRIPKFGFNSNKKKYRSELKLSELLNLNKKFIDLNLLKKRNIIKPYIKYVKIISSGKIFIPLIIKGLSVTKGARLHIESCGGKIEE; this comes from the coding sequence ATGTATTTAAATACTATATTTAAAAATTCCTATCAAAAGAAAAGAAAACGTGTGGGTAGAGGTATTGGTTCTGGTTTAGGTAAAACAGCAGGTAGAGGACACAAAGGACAAAAATCTAGAACTGGTAGTAGAATTAGAAGAGGTTTCGAAGGAGGTCAAACTCCTTTATATAGAAGAATACCAAAGTTTGGTTTTAATTCAAATAAAAAAAAATATAGATCAGAATTAAAATTGTCAGAATTATTAAATTTAAATAAAAAATTTATTGATTTAAATCTTTTAAAAAAAAGAAATATAATTAAACCATATATTAAATATGTAAAAATTATTTCTTCTGGAAAAATTTTCATTCCTTTAATTATTAAAGGATTGTCTGTAACAAAAGGAGCTCGTTTGCATATTGAATCTTGTGGGGGAAAGATTGAGGAATAA
- the rpsH gene encoding 30S ribosomal protein S8 has protein sequence MSMQDPISDMFVRIKNAQFSNKISVNIPFSNFKKEITKLLKKEGYIENYSVKNFKKSNLKIFLKYFKGKPVIENITRISKPGLRIYKRKNEIPQVISGLGIVIMSTSKGVLSDKEARKKGLGGEIICYVS, from the coding sequence ATGAGTATGCAAGATCCTATATCTGATATGTTTGTGCGTATTAAAAATGCTCAGTTTTCAAATAAAATTTCAGTAAATATACCTTTTTCTAATTTTAAAAAAGAAATTACTAAACTTTTAAAAAAAGAAGGTTATATAGAAAATTATTCTGTAAAAAATTTTAAAAAATCTAATTTAAAAATTTTTTTAAAATATTTTAAAGGCAAACCAGTAATAGAAAATATAACAAGAATAAGTAAACCTGGACTAAGAATATATAAAAGAAAAAATGAAATTCCACAAGTAATTTCTGGTCTAGGTATTGTAATTATGTCTACATCTAAAGGTGTATTATCTGATAAAGAAGCTAGAAAAAAAGGTTTAGGTGGAGAGATTATTTGCTATGTCTCTTAA